A window of the Vibrio fluvialis genome harbors these coding sequences:
- a CDS encoding 6-phospho-beta-glucosidase: MSQQGFPNDFLWGGAVAAHQVEGGWNKGGKGVSVVDVLTKGAHEVPRVITDTVEADQFYPNHEAVDFYGHYKGDVALFAEMGFKCFRTSIAWTRIFPNGDEDTPNEAGLQFYDDLFDELLKYGIEPVITLSHFEMPNHLVKQYGSWQNRQVMDFFVKFSQTVMQRYQHKVKYWITFNEINNQRNWKLPIWGYCNSGMIYTDHEHPEQVMYQVLHHQFLASAKVVKLGHEINPDFKIGSMIHMMPLYPATCRPEDMLLAQELMREKYLFSDVQVRGYYPSYLLKEWQRKGIQVEMQDGDDQILRDGCADYLAISYYMTNIVSAQKDEEGETTSLFEGSRLNPYLPASDWGWQIDPDGLRFALSELYERYQKPIFIVENGLGAVDQVESDGTINDDYRINYLSAHIQAVKQAISYDGVEVMGYTPWGCIDCVSFTTGEYKKRYGFIYVNRHDDGSGDMARSKKKSFFWYQNVIATNGESL, translated from the coding sequence ATGTCACAACAAGGTTTTCCAAACGATTTTCTGTGGGGCGGCGCTGTCGCAGCGCATCAGGTTGAAGGCGGCTGGAACAAAGGCGGGAAAGGCGTCAGCGTCGTTGACGTGCTGACCAAAGGCGCACACGAAGTACCACGCGTGATCACCGACACCGTGGAAGCAGACCAGTTTTATCCTAACCATGAAGCGGTGGATTTCTACGGTCACTACAAAGGCGATGTGGCGCTGTTTGCAGAAATGGGCTTTAAGTGCTTTCGTACCTCGATTGCCTGGACACGTATCTTCCCGAACGGCGATGAAGACACCCCTAATGAAGCGGGCCTGCAATTCTACGATGACCTGTTCGATGAACTGCTGAAATACGGCATCGAGCCGGTGATCACCTTGTCGCACTTTGAAATGCCGAACCATTTGGTCAAGCAATACGGCAGTTGGCAAAACCGTCAGGTGATGGATTTCTTCGTCAAATTCAGCCAAACCGTAATGCAGCGTTACCAGCACAAAGTGAAATACTGGATCACCTTCAATGAGATCAACAATCAGCGTAACTGGAAACTGCCGATTTGGGGATATTGTAACTCGGGCATGATCTACACCGACCATGAACATCCGGAACAAGTGATGTACCAAGTGCTACATCACCAATTTCTGGCCAGCGCCAAAGTGGTCAAACTGGGCCATGAGATCAACCCGGACTTTAAGATCGGCAGCATGATCCACATGATGCCGCTCTACCCGGCGACCTGCCGCCCGGAAGACATGCTGTTGGCGCAAGAGTTGATGCGCGAGAAATACCTGTTCAGCGACGTTCAAGTGCGCGGTTACTACCCAAGCTACCTGCTGAAAGAGTGGCAACGCAAAGGCATTCAGGTGGAGATGCAAGACGGCGATGATCAGATTCTGCGTGACGGCTGCGCTGATTATCTGGCCATCAGTTACTACATGACTAACATCGTTTCCGCGCAAAAAGATGAGGAAGGAGAAACCACCTCACTGTTTGAAGGCAGCCGTTTGAACCCGTACCTACCGGCGTCAGACTGGGGTTGGCAGATTGACCCGGATGGCCTGCGATTTGCGTTGTCTGAGCTGTACGAGCGTTACCAAAAACCGATCTTCATCGTCGAAAATGGCCTTGGCGCCGTCGATCAGGTGGAGTCCGATGGCACCATCAACGATGACTACCGCATCAACTACCTGAGCGCGCACATTCAGGCGGTGAAACAAGCGATCAGTTACGATGGTGTCGAGGTGATGGGTTACACCCCTTGGGGCTGTATCGACTGCGTTTCGTTCACCACTGGCGAATACAAAAAACGTTACGGGTTCATTTATGTGAACCGCCATGATGATGGCAGCGGTGACATGGCGCGTTCGAAGAAGAAGAGTTTTTTCTGGTATCAGAACGTGATCGCGACTAACGGCGAAAGCCTGTAA
- a CDS encoding pirin family protein, which produces MIEVRKAEQRGRANFGWLDSKHTFSFGSYYDAKHMGFSELRVINDDKVTPSAGFETHGHRDMEIISYVLSGTIAHKDSAGNVKTLPAGEFQLMSAGRGIYHSEFNASDTESLSFLQIWIQPNRFGGEPGYQQKDFGQQPGLTTIATPTGEDGTLHIKQDARLLQLILEPHSALTYDVPQGRRVYVHQIDSALSINQVELNPGDGAKIADETQLVLRNDSDLPVKALVFDLP; this is translated from the coding sequence ATGATTGAAGTAAGAAAAGCAGAGCAACGCGGCCGCGCAAACTTTGGCTGGTTGGATAGCAAACATACCTTTTCATTTGGTAGCTACTACGATGCGAAGCACATGGGATTTTCAGAACTGCGCGTGATCAACGACGACAAAGTCACACCCAGTGCTGGCTTTGAAACCCACGGTCACCGCGACATGGAAATCATCAGCTATGTGCTCAGCGGCACTATCGCGCACAAAGACAGCGCTGGTAACGTCAAAACTTTGCCCGCGGGCGAGTTCCAGTTAATGTCCGCTGGTCGCGGTATTTACCACAGCGAGTTCAACGCTTCCGACACCGAATCACTGAGCTTTCTGCAAATCTGGATTCAGCCGAACCGCTTTGGCGGTGAACCGGGTTATCAGCAAAAAGACTTTGGTCAACAGCCGGGCCTGACCACCATCGCCACTCCAACCGGTGAAGATGGCACACTGCACATCAAACAGGATGCGCGCTTATTACAACTGATTTTGGAGCCCCATAGCGCGCTGACGTACGACGTGCCTCAAGGTCGCCGCGTCTATGTGCACCAAATTGACAGCGCATTGAGCATCAACCAAGTCGAGCTGAATCCGGGCGATGGCGCAAAAATCGCTGACGAAACCCAGCTTGTACTGCGCAACGACAGTGACTTGCCAGTGAAAGCCCTAGTGTTCGATTTACCATAA
- the thiE gene encoding thiamine phosphate synthase, whose translation MTPYTLYLVTDDQQDLSTLCHVVKQAIAGGVSLVQVREKQGDVRTFIERAAAVKAVLSGSGVPLIINDRVDVALAVDADGVHLGQSDMPATLARQLLGPDKLIGLSVENEQQFEQAQSLPVDYLGLSAIFATPTKTNTVKHWGLDGLNWAMARSRLPMVAIGGLNTSNIGAVAQTGVHGIALVSAISHAPDPQQAARDLRLLIEQNRPASLVRNY comes from the coding sequence ATGACTCCCTACACACTCTATTTGGTCACCGATGACCAGCAAGATCTGAGCACCCTGTGCCATGTGGTCAAACAAGCGATCGCAGGCGGCGTTTCGCTGGTTCAAGTACGCGAAAAACAGGGCGACGTGCGGACTTTTATCGAACGCGCGGCGGCGGTGAAAGCGGTGCTGAGCGGCAGCGGCGTCCCCCTGATCATCAATGACCGCGTTGACGTGGCCTTGGCCGTGGATGCCGACGGCGTACATCTGGGTCAGAGCGACATGCCCGCCACGCTGGCGCGCCAGCTGCTCGGCCCAGATAAGCTGATTGGCCTGTCAGTCGAAAACGAGCAACAATTTGAACAAGCGCAGTCGCTTCCGGTCGATTATCTCGGGCTCAGTGCGATTTTCGCCACGCCAACCAAAACCAATACCGTCAAGCATTGGGGGCTGGATGGTCTGAACTGGGCGATGGCACGCAGCCGTTTGCCCATGGTGGCGATTGGCGGCTTGAATACCAGCAATATCGGGGCTGTCGCTCAAACTGGCGTGCACGGCATCGCGTTGGTGTCGGCCATCAGTCATGCGCCTGACCCACAACAGGCCGCTCGCGATCTGCGTTTGCTGATCGAACAAAATCGCCCGGCTTCGCTTGTTCGAAATTATTGA
- the thiM gene encoding hydroxyethylthiazole kinase yields MNTLLIADTFRTLRATKPLVVNITNYVVMNNSANALLAAGASPIMAHSRQEMDELMQFAGALVINIGTLDEIWLARMEYAIEAANRNHKPVVLDPVGCGASRLRTDASRNLAAKADTLIIRANASEVMAMAGEAAQGQGVDARDSSHSAIAAAKALVNRYQANVVISGPQDFIVTDSHVCQLSNGDKLMPLVTGMGCSLSALTGACAAAGDLTGLTAAAIMGVAGELAARRAKGPGSLQMELLDALHQLDEATLLQLLRFEDVSEAMA; encoded by the coding sequence ATGAATACACTATTGATCGCCGATACCTTCCGCACTCTGCGTGCCACCAAACCGCTGGTGGTGAATATCACCAACTATGTCGTGATGAATAACAGCGCCAACGCGTTGCTGGCTGCGGGCGCCTCACCCATCATGGCGCATTCCCGTCAGGAAATGGACGAACTGATGCAGTTTGCCGGCGCGCTGGTGATCAACATTGGCACGTTGGATGAAATCTGGCTGGCACGCATGGAATACGCGATTGAAGCGGCCAACCGCAACCACAAACCCGTGGTGCTGGATCCGGTGGGCTGCGGCGCAAGTCGCCTGCGCACCGATGCATCGCGCAATCTGGCGGCCAAAGCCGATACGCTCATCATTCGCGCCAACGCATCGGAAGTGATGGCCATGGCCGGCGAAGCGGCACAAGGCCAAGGCGTCGACGCGCGCGATTCCAGCCACAGCGCCATTGCTGCCGCCAAAGCCTTGGTGAATCGCTATCAAGCCAATGTGGTGATTTCCGGTCCGCAGGATTTCATCGTCACCGATTCGCACGTGTGCCAGCTCAGCAATGGCGACAAGTTGATGCCGCTGGTGACTGGCATGGGGTGCAGCCTGAGCGCGCTTACGGGTGCCTGTGCCGCTGCAGGCGATCTGACGGGCTTAACGGCCGCCGCAATCATGGGGGTGGCTGGTGAACTGGCTGCACGCCGCGCCAAAGGCCCGGGTAGTCTGCAAATGGAACTGCTCGATGCGTTGCATCAACTCGATGAAGCAACGCTGCTGCAACTACTGCGTTTTGAAGACGTCAGCGAGGCGATGGCATGA
- the thiD gene encoding bifunctional hydroxymethylpyrimidine kinase/phosphomethylpyrimidine kinase: protein MPQSDIQCNTPIVLTIAGSDSGGGAGIQADIKAISATGSFACSAITAITSQNTLGVSAILPIPIAHVESQLDAVFSDLNVVAVKIGMLADSAIIQAVAGKLRQYQPQFVVLDPVMVSTSGDLLLETEAISSLKTELLPLATVITPNLPEAAALTGLPLAETESDLAAQFAALRALPCQAVLLKGGHLASATHSDDWLIRAGDHHTFRAERVATRNTHGTGCTLSSAIASYLAQGVALTDAIQLAKTYISQAIAHADELDIGRGHGPVHHFFALNAQPTSAQEIA, encoded by the coding sequence ATGCCTCAATCAGACATTCAATGTAACACCCCTATCGTTCTCACTATTGCCGGCTCAGACAGCGGCGGCGGTGCGGGCATTCAAGCTGATATCAAAGCCATTTCTGCCACCGGCAGCTTTGCGTGCAGCGCGATCACCGCCATTACGTCGCAAAATACGCTTGGCGTGTCTGCCATTCTGCCCATTCCGATTGCTCACGTTGAAAGTCAACTGGACGCCGTGTTCAGCGACCTCAACGTCGTCGCCGTCAAAATCGGCATGTTGGCTGACAGCGCCATCATCCAAGCGGTCGCGGGTAAACTGCGCCAGTATCAGCCTCAGTTTGTGGTGCTCGATCCGGTCATGGTTTCCACCAGCGGTGATTTGCTGCTGGAAACCGAGGCGATCAGCAGCCTCAAAACCGAGCTGCTGCCGCTGGCGACCGTGATCACCCCCAACTTGCCGGAAGCCGCCGCGCTGACCGGCCTGCCGCTGGCCGAAACTGAATCGGATCTGGCCGCACAGTTCGCTGCGCTGCGTGCGCTGCCTTGCCAAGCGGTGCTGCTCAAAGGCGGTCATTTGGCGTCGGCCACCCACAGCGATGACTGGCTCATCCGCGCTGGCGATCACCACACTTTTCGCGCCGAGCGAGTTGCCACACGCAATACGCACGGCACCGGCTGCACGCTCTCTTCGGCGATTGCTTCATATCTGGCCCAAGGCGTTGCACTGACTGACGCGATTCAATTGGCGAAAACCTACATTTCGCAAGCCATCGCCCATGCCGATGAACTGGATATTGGCCGCGGCCATGGCCCGGTTCACCATTTCTTTGCTTTGAATGCTCAACCTACTTCCGCCCAGGAGATCGCATGA
- a CDS encoding ABC transporter ATP-binding protein, whose protein sequence is MSVLLNVEQLSIQAGEQTLVEPLSFELRRGEAVTILGETGSGKSLMANAIIGTLPETLTMQGDVTLFGDTQRDLSHDARQQLWGKKLAVLPQEPWYALSPLMAVGEQVREVHEMVNGDPAQAHTHTHAAFQGVELGDDMAKFPHQLSGGMAQRVAYLCATQAGGELLIADEPTKGLDVSRRDQIIAQLLSHKQRGAVLTITHDIEVAQQLGGEIIVMKKGVVQERGPAQQVMSAPQSDYAKALIAADPRFWPSVSLPTVGEPVLHVENLSMHYGDRTLFEQLNFSIAQGEILGISGDSGCGKSTLADILVGLKRATGGTLRHTTPFATGDVLKLYQDPPSALPKSATLHTLLSDLCQRHTIDPTRIEPLMAKLKLSMQLLGRKVTQVSGGELQRFAILRALLMKPKLLIADEPTSRLDPVTAASTLQLMTTLTQEMGCALVLISHDKVALEKTCHHIIRL, encoded by the coding sequence ATGAGTGTGTTATTGAACGTCGAGCAGTTATCGATTCAAGCCGGTGAGCAAACCTTGGTTGAGCCGCTGTCATTTGAGCTTCGTCGCGGTGAAGCGGTCACGATTTTGGGCGAAACCGGCTCGGGTAAAAGCCTGATGGCCAACGCCATTATCGGCACCTTGCCGGAAACGCTGACCATGCAAGGCGACGTGACGCTATTTGGCGACACGCAGCGCGACCTCAGCCACGACGCTCGCCAACAGCTGTGGGGAAAAAAGCTGGCCGTTTTGCCACAAGAACCGTGGTACGCGCTAAGCCCATTGATGGCGGTGGGCGAACAGGTGCGCGAAGTGCACGAGATGGTCAATGGCGATCCCGCGCAAGCGCACACCCATACCCACGCGGCATTTCAGGGCGTTGAACTGGGTGACGACATGGCGAAATTCCCGCATCAATTATCCGGCGGGATGGCGCAGCGCGTGGCCTATTTGTGCGCGACCCAAGCCGGTGGTGAACTGCTGATTGCCGATGAGCCAACCAAAGGCCTGGACGTCAGCCGCCGCGACCAAATCATCGCGCAGTTGCTGAGCCATAAACAGCGCGGCGCGGTGCTGACCATCACGCACGACATTGAAGTCGCGCAGCAATTGGGCGGCGAAATCATCGTGATGAAAAAAGGCGTGGTGCAAGAGCGAGGGCCTGCGCAACAAGTGATGAGCGCGCCACAATCGGACTACGCCAAAGCGCTGATCGCCGCGGACCCACGTTTCTGGCCAAGCGTATCGCTACCGACAGTTGGTGAGCCGGTGCTGCACGTAGAAAACCTGAGTATGCATTACGGCGATCGCACGCTGTTTGAGCAGCTCAATTTTTCCATTGCGCAGGGCGAAATTCTGGGCATCAGCGGAGACAGCGGATGTGGAAAATCCACGCTGGCGGACATTCTGGTCGGCCTAAAACGCGCCACCGGCGGCACGTTGCGGCACACCACACCGTTTGCGACAGGCGATGTGCTCAAGCTGTATCAGGATCCGCCAAGTGCGCTGCCGAAAAGTGCAACGCTGCACACGCTGCTGAGCGATTTGTGTCAACGCCACACCATCGACCCAACCCGCATTGAGCCGCTGATGGCCAAGCTCAAATTGTCGATGCAGCTGCTGGGACGAAAAGTGACTCAAGTGTCCGGCGGCGAACTGCAACGCTTTGCAATTTTGCGCGCGTTGCTGATGAAACCCAAACTCTTGATTGCCGATGAGCCCACCTCACGCCTCGATCCCGTGACGGCCGCCAGCACATTGCAATTGATGACCACATTGACGCAGGAAATGGGCTGCGCGCTGGTGCTGATCAGCCACGACAAAGTGGCACTGGAGAAAACCTGTCACCACATCATTCGCCTCTAA
- a CDS encoding ABC transporter permease, producing MKQFSRSQWAGMSILAALVVFAAFEALIYRGDPAQQSLAQAFASPSWQEPLGRDHYGRSNYARLASAVSTSLLMAVVSVVTSAALGLLAGVTAAWKGGWWDKSLSWLVNMLLAMPGLILVLLFGAMVPGSFLILYLAISLILWVEYFRVVRSRTLSLLHSPEIEASRLYGFGVWYQFKRHLWPELRTDLFTLGCFGAGNAILALASIGFLYVGLKPPAAELGLMMVELFRYYQQAPWVLVQPIVVVFFLVMSFHLLARGKQA from the coding sequence ATGAAACAGTTCTCGCGCAGTCAATGGGCAGGCATGAGCATTCTCGCCGCGTTGGTGGTTTTTGCTGCCTTTGAAGCCCTGATTTACCGCGGCGATCCCGCGCAGCAATCCTTGGCGCAAGCCTTTGCCTCGCCCTCATGGCAAGAGCCGCTGGGACGCGATCATTATGGCCGCAGCAACTACGCCCGCTTAGCGAGCGCCGTGAGCACCTCCCTGCTGATGGCGGTAGTGAGCGTGGTCACCTCGGCCGCTTTGGGTTTGCTGGCCGGCGTGACCGCCGCTTGGAAAGGCGGCTGGTGGGATAAATCGCTCTCGTGGTTGGTCAATATGTTACTCGCCATGCCGGGGCTGATTCTGGTGCTGCTGTTTGGCGCCATGGTGCCGGGGTCGTTTTTGATCCTCTATCTCGCCATCTCGTTGATATTGTGGGTGGAATATTTCCGCGTCGTGCGCAGCCGTACTTTGAGCTTGTTGCACTCACCCGAAATCGAAGCCTCGCGTTTGTACGGTTTTGGCGTTTGGTATCAGTTCAAACGCCACCTGTGGCCGGAGCTGCGCACCGACCTGTTTACCCTCGGCTGCTTTGGCGCTGGCAACGCGATTCTGGCGCTGGCCTCCATTGGCTTTTTGTACGTCGGCCTTAAGCCGCCTGCGGCCGAACTCGGTTTGATGATGGTAGAGCTGTTCCGCTATTACCAACAGGCGCCGTGGGTGCTGGTTCAACCGATTGTGGTGGTGTTTTTCTTAGTGATGAGTTTTCACCTGTTGGCGCGAGGGAAGCAGGCATGA
- a CDS encoding ABC transporter permease, producing the protein MTKILLSRLYQALFVAWSVGTLTFVLMRLIPGDIAYRIAAGRYGYDYVNAEAAQAVQAELGLDRSGFELYFNWLWDLLHFNLGNSLVSGEPVIAALSHQLGHSLLLAAAATALSLLIAIPVGLYCGRRANQWSDHAALFGSIIIKAQPVFLIGLLLVLVFALHFNLFPVAGFGSVEYLVLPALALALSMAAMSSRMIRNATHQVLNSPYFQFARLKGLSHQQAFTRHAQLNIALPVMAFVGIQAVSLVEGIVMIESLFSWPGIGHALSHAIFRRDIPMIQGAALLMGLLFVAINTLVDVAQYWLDPRQRLATKAVMA; encoded by the coding sequence ATGACTAAGATTTTGCTATCCCGTTTGTACCAGGCGCTGTTTGTGGCGTGGTCGGTCGGCACGTTGACCTTCGTGTTGATGCGGCTGATTCCGGGCGACATCGCCTACCGCATTGCCGCAGGACGTTACGGTTATGACTACGTGAACGCCGAAGCTGCGCAAGCGGTGCAGGCAGAATTGGGGCTGGATCGCTCTGGATTTGAGCTGTATTTCAACTGGTTGTGGGACCTGCTGCATTTTAATCTCGGGAATTCTCTGGTCAGCGGTGAGCCGGTGATCGCCGCACTATCGCACCAGTTGGGGCATTCCTTGCTACTGGCTGCGGCCGCGACCGCACTGTCGCTGCTGATCGCCATTCCGGTGGGGCTGTATTGCGGTCGCCGCGCCAATCAGTGGAGCGATCACGCGGCGCTGTTTGGTTCCATCATCATCAAGGCGCAGCCGGTGTTTCTGATTGGTTTGCTGTTGGTGTTGGTGTTTGCACTCCATTTCAACCTGTTCCCCGTTGCCGGGTTTGGCAGCGTCGAATATCTGGTGCTGCCTGCATTGGCACTGGCGCTGAGCATGGCTGCGATGTCGAGTCGAATGATTCGCAACGCGACGCATCAGGTACTGAACTCGCCTTATTTTCAATTCGCGCGCTTAAAAGGGCTGAGCCATCAACAAGCGTTTACCCGTCACGCGCAGCTCAATATTGCGCTGCCGGTAATGGCGTTTGTCGGCATTCAGGCCGTCAGTTTAGTCGAAGGCATTGTGATGATTGAATCGCTGTTCTCTTGGCCGGGCATCGGCCACGCATTGTCGCACGCGATTTTTCGCCGTGATATTCCCATGATTCAAGGGGCGGCGCTGTTGATGGGGCTGCTGTTTGTGGCCATCAACACGCTGGTCGATGTCGCGCAATACTGGCTCGACCCACGTCAGCGTTTGGCGACCAAGGCGGTGATGGCATGA
- a CDS encoding ABC transporter substrate-binding protein gives MKKLLILALVLGVGATLFWKPSATTHDTLSISGPFEFNSQDLSKDGFVFSRLQVVESLVGINDDAEPYPLLAQSWQQSDDGLSWTFTLRPNVHFHDGTLLSAQAAAQSLNIALAKPGVIRQVPIQSISALNDRVVITLDRPYRALPSVLAHYSTAIIAPSSMDASGKVIQLQGTGPYQIATLQAPHKAKVTRFDAYWGTPAHIDTVEYLAGHRSESRALLAQSGQADLVYTLDPISISTLQAAKNIDLHVESMPRTVLVKLNNAHPFLNDKTVRQALSLALDREGIAQSVLRLPGSEAYQLFSPALGAWHIAQRDHQPGTAHVNNQHADKLQQAKALLSAQGWHANAQGLMQRDGQMFRVQLVTYADRPELPLIATALQAQWRELGIDVQISIDNSSAIPAKHHDDSLEMALIARNFGTLADPLPLLMNDFATEKGSDWGPMHWSSNTFSTLLEQLSGEADPAQYRQLAQQAATVLADEMPLIPVTYYRQIVAVNRHLDGFSFDPFEINYRVSEMRFHD, from the coding sequence ATGAAAAAGCTATTGATACTCGCTCTGGTGTTGGGCGTGGGCGCGACTCTATTTTGGAAACCTTCTGCCACGACGCACGACACACTCTCTATTTCTGGCCCGTTTGAATTCAACAGTCAGGATCTGTCGAAAGACGGGTTTGTGTTTTCCCGTCTACAAGTGGTGGAATCGTTGGTTGGCATCAACGATGACGCCGAACCTTACCCGCTGTTGGCACAAAGCTGGCAGCAAAGTGATGACGGCCTGAGCTGGACATTCACCCTTCGTCCGAACGTGCATTTCCACGACGGCACACTGCTGAGTGCGCAGGCGGCAGCGCAGTCGCTTAATATCGCGCTCGCCAAACCGGGCGTGATTCGCCAAGTACCGATTCAGTCGATCAGCGCGCTGAACGATCGCGTGGTCATCACGCTGGATCGCCCTTACCGCGCGCTGCCCTCAGTGCTGGCGCACTACTCCACCGCGATTATCGCGCCAAGCTCGATGGACGCCAGCGGCAAAGTGATTCAATTACAAGGCACCGGGCCTTATCAGATTGCAACCCTGCAAGCGCCGCACAAAGCTAAAGTGACACGCTTTGACGCCTATTGGGGTACGCCTGCCCATATCGACACGGTGGAATACCTTGCCGGCCATCGCTCAGAAAGCCGCGCCTTGTTGGCACAAAGTGGTCAAGCCGATTTGGTCTACACCCTCGACCCCATCAGCATCAGCACACTGCAAGCGGCAAAAAATATTGACCTGCATGTGGAATCGATGCCGCGCACGGTGTTGGTCAAACTCAACAACGCGCACCCGTTTCTGAATGACAAAACCGTGCGACAAGCACTGAGTTTGGCTCTGGATCGCGAAGGCATCGCGCAATCGGTGCTCCGCCTGCCAGGCTCTGAAGCCTACCAACTGTTTTCGCCTGCGCTGGGTGCATGGCACATCGCGCAGCGCGATCATCAACCCGGTACCGCTCACGTCAACAATCAGCACGCGGACAAGCTGCAACAAGCGAAAGCGTTGCTGAGCGCACAAGGGTGGCATGCCAATGCGCAAGGGCTGATGCAACGCGACGGCCAGATGTTTCGCGTGCAGTTGGTGACTTACGCGGACCGCCCGGAGCTGCCGCTCATCGCCACCGCGCTGCAAGCCCAATGGCGCGAACTGGGCATTGATGTTCAGATCTCGATTGATAACTCCAGTGCCATTCCAGCCAAGCACCACGACGACAGCTTGGAGATGGCACTCATCGCCCGCAATTTCGGCACCTTGGCCGATCCCCTGCCGCTACTGATGAACGATTTTGCGACCGAAAAAGGCTCCGACTGGGGGCCGATGCACTGGTCATCCAACACCTTTAGCACGTTGCTCGAACAACTGTCTGGCGAAGCCGACCCGGCGCAGTATCGCCAGTTAGCACAGCAAGCCGCCACGGTACTGGCCGACGAAATGCCGCTGATCCCGGTGACCTATTACCGCCAGATTGTCGCGGTCAATCGCCACCTCGACGGCTTCTCATTCGACCCGTTTGAAATCAATTACCGCGTGTCGGAGATGCGTTTCCATGACTAA
- a CDS encoding TetR/AcrR family transcriptional regulator: MRVKSEEKRQAILEIAKNSFTQQGFEQTSMSHIAKELGGSKATLYNYFSSKEEIFCAVMKSSATEQIAQSFLSLDPNREIRTSLLEFGYNFLSSVLTPDAMAIYRMAIHEADRSSIGRHFYENGPKCGWTHLSDYIDSQVKKGTLKACDTWIAAMQFKALLSAEHIEPFALGAIEKPKPAELKATTLRAVDTFLTLYSA, from the coding sequence ATGCGAGTAAAAAGCGAAGAAAAAAGACAGGCCATTTTGGAAATTGCGAAAAATTCCTTTACACAGCAAGGATTTGAACAAACCTCCATGTCCCATATTGCCAAGGAACTGGGTGGATCCAAAGCGACGCTCTACAACTACTTCAGCTCTAAGGAAGAGATCTTTTGTGCGGTCATGAAGTCTTCAGCGACCGAACAAATTGCTCAATCTTTCCTCTCTCTTGACCCGAATCGTGAAATTCGCACTTCACTTTTAGAATTTGGTTACAATTTTTTAAGCTCTGTTCTGACGCCGGATGCCATGGCCATTTACCGCATGGCGATTCACGAAGCTGACCGATCATCGATTGGCCGTCACTTTTATGAAAATGGTCCGAAATGTGGTTGGACACACCTGAGCGATTACATCGACAGTCAGGTGAAAAAAGGCACTTTGAAGGCCTGCGATACCTGGATTGCTGCAATGCAGTTCAAAGCATTACTGTCGGCGGAGCACATTGAACCGTTCGCCTTAGGTGCGATTGAAAAACCTAAGCCAGCAGAACTCAAAGCCACCACCCTGCGCGCAGTCGACACCTTCCTGACACTCTATTCCGCCTGA